One genomic region from Salvelinus fontinalis isolate EN_2023a chromosome 18, ASM2944872v1, whole genome shotgun sequence encodes:
- the LOC129815142 gene encoding complement decay-accelerating factor-like isoform X3 produces the protein MFYSNSWTKCLICLIFITGGNAECPKPQVEGNVVLTNDALLMNDFPEGKEATFECANGYLKEQGSERITCTSGKWSTLKLTCKKKDCGAPRKIPHLTYEFEEGTLFGAAARAICDKGYQLMGSSYRQCYAIGWSGRPRCKVVTCDKPPEIMNGTITEKPGEELPEYGGVIQYSCNEGYTLIGNKSIECNEDGEYNSLPPECKDVNDIPLKPTATISITTTTTVPPTIRDVNDIPLKPTATISITTTTTTTVPPTIRVSGRNNGVGEHDTNAATGNAAVVISVISTVIVALIIVLFKLYHCYKRKGARTAPIC, from the exons ATGTTTTATTCAAATTCATGGACTAAGTGCTTGATATGCCTTATCTTTATAACAGGTGGAAATG CCGAGTGTCCCAAACCTCAAGTAGAGGGAAATGTTGTTCTAACGAATGATGCGCTATTAATGAACGATTTTCCGGAGGGGAAGGAAGCCACTTTTGAGTGTGCCAACGGCTACTTGAAAGAGCAAGGATCTGAAAGAATCACCTGCACGAGTGGAAAGTGGAGCACGCTCAAATTAACCTGCAAAA AGAAGGACTGTGGTGCCCCCAGGAAGATACCACATTTGACATATGAGTTTGAGGAAGGCACGCTTTTTGGTGCAGCAGCAAGAGCAATCTGTGATAAAGG tTATCAACTTATGGGCTCAAGTTACAGGCAGTGTTATGCCATAGGTTGGAGTGGAAGACCAAGATGTAAAG TGGTAACTTGTGATAAACCTCCTGAGATAATGAATGGCACGATCACAGAGAAGCCTGGCGAAGAGTTACCAGAGTATGGTGGTGTCATACAGTACTCCTGTAATGAAGGTTACACCCTCATTGGAAACAAATCAATTGAGTGCAATGAAGATGGTGAATACAACTCATTACCTCCTGAATGTAAAG ATGTCAATGACATTCCTTTGAAACCAACAGCAACTAtttcaataacaacaacaacaactgttccACCCACAATACGAG ATGTCAATGACATTCCTTTGAAACCAACAGCAACTAtttcaataacaacaacaacaacaacaactgttccACCCACAATACGAG TTTCAGGGAGGAATAATGGCGTTGGGGAACATGACACCAATGCAGCTACTG GGAATGCAGCAGTTGTGATAAGTGTGATCAGCACTGTCATAG TTGCACTTATCATTGTGCTGTTCAAACTGTATCATTGTTATAAGAGGAAAGG GGCTAGGACTGCACCTATCTGCTAG
- the LOC129815142 gene encoding complement decay-accelerating factor-like isoform X2 — MFYSNSWTKCLICLIFITGGNAECPKPQVEGNVVLTNDALLMNDFPEGKEATFECANGYLKEQGSERITCTSGKWSTLKLTCKKKDCGAPRKIPHLTYEFEEGTLFGAAARAICDKGYQLMGSSYRQCYAIGWSGRPRCKVVTCDKPPEIMNGTITEKPGEELPEYGGVIQYSCNEGYTLIGNKSIECNEDGEYNSLPPECKDVNDIPLKPTATISITTTTTVPPTIRDVNDIPLKPTATISITTTTTTTVPPTIRGRNNGVGEHDTNAATGNAAVVISVISTVIVALIIVLFKLYHCYKRKGSYQMGEDPSRTEESLQFKNN, encoded by the exons ATGTTTTATTCAAATTCATGGACTAAGTGCTTGATATGCCTTATCTTTATAACAGGTGGAAATG CCGAGTGTCCCAAACCTCAAGTAGAGGGAAATGTTGTTCTAACGAATGATGCGCTATTAATGAACGATTTTCCGGAGGGGAAGGAAGCCACTTTTGAGTGTGCCAACGGCTACTTGAAAGAGCAAGGATCTGAAAGAATCACCTGCACGAGTGGAAAGTGGAGCACGCTCAAATTAACCTGCAAAA AGAAGGACTGTGGTGCCCCCAGGAAGATACCACATTTGACATATGAGTTTGAGGAAGGCACGCTTTTTGGTGCAGCAGCAAGAGCAATCTGTGATAAAGG tTATCAACTTATGGGCTCAAGTTACAGGCAGTGTTATGCCATAGGTTGGAGTGGAAGACCAAGATGTAAAG TGGTAACTTGTGATAAACCTCCTGAGATAATGAATGGCACGATCACAGAGAAGCCTGGCGAAGAGTTACCAGAGTATGGTGGTGTCATACAGTACTCCTGTAATGAAGGTTACACCCTCATTGGAAACAAATCAATTGAGTGCAATGAAGATGGTGAATACAACTCATTACCTCCTGAATGTAAAG ATGTCAATGACATTCCTTTGAAACCAACAGCAACTAtttcaataacaacaacaacaactgttccACCCACAATACGAG ATGTCAATGACATTCCTTTGAAACCAACAGCAACTAtttcaataacaacaacaacaacaacaactgttccACCCACAATACGAG GGAGGAATAATGGCGTTGGGGAACATGACACCAATGCAGCTACTG GGAATGCAGCAGTTGTGATAAGTGTGATCAGCACTGTCATAG TTGCACTTATCATTGTGCTGTTCAAACTGTATCATTGTTATAAGAGGAAAGG CTCGTACCAGATGGGAGAAGACCCAAGTCGAACAGAGGAATCATTACAATTTAAAAATAACTAA
- the LOC129815142 gene encoding complement decay-accelerating factor-like isoform X4, translated as MFYSNSWTKCLICLIFITGGNAECPKPQVEGNVVLTNDALLMNDFPEGKEATFECANGYLKEQGSERITCTSGKWSTLKLTCKKKDCGAPRKIPHLTYEFEEGTLFGAAARAICDKGYQLMGSSYRQCYAIGWSGRPRCKVVTCDKPPEIMNGTITEKPGEELPEYGGVIQYSCNEGYTLIGNKSIECNEDGEYNSLPPECKDVNDIPLKPTATISITTTTTVPPTIRDVNDIPLKPTATISITTTTTTTVPPTIRVSGRNNGVGEHDTNAATGNAAVVISVISTVIGLGLHLSASLHL; from the exons ATGTTTTATTCAAATTCATGGACTAAGTGCTTGATATGCCTTATCTTTATAACAGGTGGAAATG CCGAGTGTCCCAAACCTCAAGTAGAGGGAAATGTTGTTCTAACGAATGATGCGCTATTAATGAACGATTTTCCGGAGGGGAAGGAAGCCACTTTTGAGTGTGCCAACGGCTACTTGAAAGAGCAAGGATCTGAAAGAATCACCTGCACGAGTGGAAAGTGGAGCACGCTCAAATTAACCTGCAAAA AGAAGGACTGTGGTGCCCCCAGGAAGATACCACATTTGACATATGAGTTTGAGGAAGGCACGCTTTTTGGTGCAGCAGCAAGAGCAATCTGTGATAAAGG tTATCAACTTATGGGCTCAAGTTACAGGCAGTGTTATGCCATAGGTTGGAGTGGAAGACCAAGATGTAAAG TGGTAACTTGTGATAAACCTCCTGAGATAATGAATGGCACGATCACAGAGAAGCCTGGCGAAGAGTTACCAGAGTATGGTGGTGTCATACAGTACTCCTGTAATGAAGGTTACACCCTCATTGGAAACAAATCAATTGAGTGCAATGAAGATGGTGAATACAACTCATTACCTCCTGAATGTAAAG ATGTCAATGACATTCCTTTGAAACCAACAGCAACTAtttcaataacaacaacaacaactgttccACCCACAATACGAG ATGTCAATGACATTCCTTTGAAACCAACAGCAACTAtttcaataacaacaacaacaacaacaactgttccACCCACAATACGAG TTTCAGGGAGGAATAATGGCGTTGGGGAACATGACACCAATGCAGCTACTG GGAATGCAGCAGTTGTGATAAGTGTGATCAGCACTGTCATAG GGCTAGGACTGCACCTATCTGCTAGTCTGCATCTGTAG
- the LOC129815142 gene encoding complement decay-accelerating factor-like isoform X1, giving the protein MFYSNSWTKCLICLIFITGGNAECPKPQVEGNVVLTNDALLMNDFPEGKEATFECANGYLKEQGSERITCTSGKWSTLKLTCKKKDCGAPRKIPHLTYEFEEGTLFGAAARAICDKGYQLMGSSYRQCYAIGWSGRPRCKVVTCDKPPEIMNGTITEKPGEELPEYGGVIQYSCNEGYTLIGNKSIECNEDGEYNSLPPECKDVNDIPLKPTATISITTTTTVPPTIRDVNDIPLKPTATISITTTTTTTVPPTIRVSGRNNGVGEHDTNAATGNAAVVISVISTVIVALIIVLFKLYHCYKRKGSYQMGEDPSRTEESLQFKNN; this is encoded by the exons ATGTTTTATTCAAATTCATGGACTAAGTGCTTGATATGCCTTATCTTTATAACAGGTGGAAATG CCGAGTGTCCCAAACCTCAAGTAGAGGGAAATGTTGTTCTAACGAATGATGCGCTATTAATGAACGATTTTCCGGAGGGGAAGGAAGCCACTTTTGAGTGTGCCAACGGCTACTTGAAAGAGCAAGGATCTGAAAGAATCACCTGCACGAGTGGAAAGTGGAGCACGCTCAAATTAACCTGCAAAA AGAAGGACTGTGGTGCCCCCAGGAAGATACCACATTTGACATATGAGTTTGAGGAAGGCACGCTTTTTGGTGCAGCAGCAAGAGCAATCTGTGATAAAGG tTATCAACTTATGGGCTCAAGTTACAGGCAGTGTTATGCCATAGGTTGGAGTGGAAGACCAAGATGTAAAG TGGTAACTTGTGATAAACCTCCTGAGATAATGAATGGCACGATCACAGAGAAGCCTGGCGAAGAGTTACCAGAGTATGGTGGTGTCATACAGTACTCCTGTAATGAAGGTTACACCCTCATTGGAAACAAATCAATTGAGTGCAATGAAGATGGTGAATACAACTCATTACCTCCTGAATGTAAAG ATGTCAATGACATTCCTTTGAAACCAACAGCAACTAtttcaataacaacaacaacaactgttccACCCACAATACGAG ATGTCAATGACATTCCTTTGAAACCAACAGCAACTAtttcaataacaacaacaacaacaacaactgttccACCCACAATACGAG TTTCAGGGAGGAATAATGGCGTTGGGGAACATGACACCAATGCAGCTACTG GGAATGCAGCAGTTGTGATAAGTGTGATCAGCACTGTCATAG TTGCACTTATCATTGTGCTGTTCAAACTGTATCATTGTTATAAGAGGAAAGG CTCGTACCAGATGGGAGAAGACCCAAGTCGAACAGAGGAATCATTACAATTTAAAAATAACTAA